The Brachyhypopomus gauderio isolate BG-103 unplaced genomic scaffold, BGAUD_0.2 sc138, whole genome shotgun sequence genome contains a region encoding:
- the pde12 gene encoding 2',5'-phosphodiesterase 12 isoform X2 — protein MLSTMERAVVRCVSWESKLTISFTLDGSHKHMLRDQTEELGKVLARISNSIIKTQSKGKKSKKNKTPDTTTDVAEPVVRLYLNGDSVAEDSMNRDAWQDGAVLHVGDTKYTVERNPPTFTTAELPASLLSGFPVCPKFEIEFGHLKDCVFKWYKESFPNAHTSGEEDCWVEAGSERVFVPSNLDIGLRIKLKCTPGNESKYGMAKELVSAGTVEAGPGVCTFDNRHMYTKKVTDDSTVRVVSYNILADIYAQTELSKTVLYPYCAPYALGLDYRQNLIKKELSGYNADIICLQEVDKGAFTDSLSPALDAFGMDGCFRIKEKQHEGLATFYTRSKFKLLSQHDVMLSEALTMDAVHSALLDKVSTNSTLKEKVLQRSTTLQVTMLQSVSDPSKVLCVGNTHLYWHPKGANVRLIQMAVVLEHLKKLIADQYSGTLIFCGDFNSTPSSGLFQLLSQGSVSENHSDWMSNGPEELVQMELLNPFQLTSACGEPAYTNYVGGFHGCLDYIFIDSHALQVEQVIPMPSHQEVTTYQALPSVSHPSDHIALVCDLKW, from the exons ATGTTGAG TACGATGGAGCGCGCGGTTGTGAGGTGTGTGTCGTGGGAGTCCAAGCTGACCATTTCCTTCACTCTGGACGGCAGCCACAAACACATGCTGAGGGACCAGACAGAAGAGCTCGGGAAAGTCTTAGCCAGAATATCCAACAGTATTATCAAGACGCAGTCCAAGGGGAAAAAGTCgaagaaaaacaaaaccccTGACACTACGACAGATGTCGCCGAGCCGGTGGTGCGGCTGTACCTGAACGGGGACTCCGTGGCCGAGGACTCGATGAACCGCGACGCCTGGCAGGACGGAGCGGTCCTGCACGTCGGAGACACCAAGTACACGGTGGAACGGAATCCTCCAACTTTCACCACAGCCGAATTACCTGCGTCTCTCCTCTCTGGCTTCCCGGTTTGCCCAAAATTCGAAATTGAATTCGGACATTTAAAAGACTGCGTGTTTAAATGGTATAAGGAGAGTTTTCCCAACGCGCACACGTCTGGAGAGGAGGACTGCTGGGTGGAGGCGGGCAGCGAGCGTGTGTTTGTACCTTCCAATTTGGACATCGGTTTGAGGATAAAGCTGAAATGCACACCTGGAAACGAGTCTAAATACGGCATGGCGAAGGAGCTGGTGTCTGCAGGCACAGTAGAGGCTGGTCCGGGGGTGTGCACGTTTGACAACAGACACATGTACACCAAGAAAGTCACTGACGATTCAACGGTGAGGGTTGTATCCTACAACATTTTAGCTGACATCTATGCTCAGACTGAACTGTCAAAAACGGTGCTGTACCCCTACTGCGCTCCATATGCACTGGGACTAGATTACAGACAAAACTTAATAAAGAAAGAGCTTTCTGGATATAATGCTGACATCATCTGCCTTCAGGAGGTAGACAAAGGAGCTTTCACTGACAGTCTGTCACCGGCTCTTGATGCCTTTGGCATGGATGGTTGCTTCAGGATTAAAGAGAAGCAACATGAAGGGCTGGCAACCTTTTACACGAGATCTAAGTTTAAACTACTTTCACAGCATGATGTAATGCTGAGTGAGGCCTTGACAATGGATGCGGTACATAGTGCGCTACTAGATAAAGTGTCCACCAATTCCACCTTGAAAGAGAAGGTGCTACAAAGATCTACAACTTTGCAG GTTACTATGCTTCAGTCAGTAAGTGATCCATCAAAGGTCCTGTGTGTTGGGAACACACATCTCTATTGGCATCCCAAAG GAGCAAATGTCCGATTAATACAGATGGCTGTGGTGCTTGAGCATCTCAAGAAGCTAATTGCAGATCAGTACTCTGGGACTCTGATATTCTGTGGAGACTTCAACAGCACACCCTCCTCTGGGCTCTTTCAGCTGCTAAGCCAGGGTTCAGTTTCAGAGAACCACAGTGACTGGATGTCCAACGGGCCCGAGGAGCTGGTCCAAATGGAGCTTCTCAACCCCTTTCAGTTGACTAGTGCATGTGGAGAACCAGCCTACACTAACTATGTTGGAGGCTTCCATGGTTGTCTGGACTACATTTTCATAGATTCACATGCgttgcaggtggagcaggtcatCCCTATGCCCAGTCACCAGGAGGTCACCACTTACCAAGCACTTCCAAGCGTGTCTCACCCATCTGACCACATAGCTTTAGTTTGTGACCTCAAATGGTGA
- the pde12 gene encoding 2',5'-phosphodiesterase 12 isoform X1, translated as MLRHAFLSRSFLRCMFSSESAQSNIFIRRFYSTMERAVVRCVSWESKLTISFTLDGSHKHMLRDQTEELGKVLARISNSIIKTQSKGKKSKKNKTPDTTTDVAEPVVRLYLNGDSVAEDSMNRDAWQDGAVLHVGDTKYTVERNPPTFTTAELPASLLSGFPVCPKFEIEFGHLKDCVFKWYKESFPNAHTSGEEDCWVEAGSERVFVPSNLDIGLRIKLKCTPGNESKYGMAKELVSAGTVEAGPGVCTFDNRHMYTKKVTDDSTVRVVSYNILADIYAQTELSKTVLYPYCAPYALGLDYRQNLIKKELSGYNADIICLQEVDKGAFTDSLSPALDAFGMDGCFRIKEKQHEGLATFYTRSKFKLLSQHDVMLSEALTMDAVHSALLDKVSTNSTLKEKVLQRSTTLQVTMLQSVSDPSKVLCVGNTHLYWHPKGANVRLIQMAVVLEHLKKLIADQYSGTLIFCGDFNSTPSSGLFQLLSQGSVSENHSDWMSNGPEELVQMELLNPFQLTSACGEPAYTNYVGGFHGCLDYIFIDSHALQVEQVIPMPSHQEVTTYQALPSVSHPSDHIALVCDLKW; from the exons ATGTTGAGGCACGCATTTCTGAGTAGATCGTTTTTGCGTTGTATGTTCTCATCGGAATCTGCACAAAGTAACATATTTATTCGACGATTTTACAGTACGATGGAGCGCGCGGTTGTGAGGTGTGTGTCGTGGGAGTCCAAGCTGACCATTTCCTTCACTCTGGACGGCAGCCACAAACACATGCTGAGGGACCAGACAGAAGAGCTCGGGAAAGTCTTAGCCAGAATATCCAACAGTATTATCAAGACGCAGTCCAAGGGGAAAAAGTCgaagaaaaacaaaaccccTGACACTACGACAGATGTCGCCGAGCCGGTGGTGCGGCTGTACCTGAACGGGGACTCCGTGGCCGAGGACTCGATGAACCGCGACGCCTGGCAGGACGGAGCGGTCCTGCACGTCGGAGACACCAAGTACACGGTGGAACGGAATCCTCCAACTTTCACCACAGCCGAATTACCTGCGTCTCTCCTCTCTGGCTTCCCGGTTTGCCCAAAATTCGAAATTGAATTCGGACATTTAAAAGACTGCGTGTTTAAATGGTATAAGGAGAGTTTTCCCAACGCGCACACGTCTGGAGAGGAGGACTGCTGGGTGGAGGCGGGCAGCGAGCGTGTGTTTGTACCTTCCAATTTGGACATCGGTTTGAGGATAAAGCTGAAATGCACACCTGGAAACGAGTCTAAATACGGCATGGCGAAGGAGCTGGTGTCTGCAGGCACAGTAGAGGCTGGTCCGGGGGTGTGCACGTTTGACAACAGACACATGTACACCAAGAAAGTCACTGACGATTCAACGGTGAGGGTTGTATCCTACAACATTTTAGCTGACATCTATGCTCAGACTGAACTGTCAAAAACGGTGCTGTACCCCTACTGCGCTCCATATGCACTGGGACTAGATTACAGACAAAACTTAATAAAGAAAGAGCTTTCTGGATATAATGCTGACATCATCTGCCTTCAGGAGGTAGACAAAGGAGCTTTCACTGACAGTCTGTCACCGGCTCTTGATGCCTTTGGCATGGATGGTTGCTTCAGGATTAAAGAGAAGCAACATGAAGGGCTGGCAACCTTTTACACGAGATCTAAGTTTAAACTACTTTCACAGCATGATGTAATGCTGAGTGAGGCCTTGACAATGGATGCGGTACATAGTGCGCTACTAGATAAAGTGTCCACCAATTCCACCTTGAAAGAGAAGGTGCTACAAAGATCTACAACTTTGCAG GTTACTATGCTTCAGTCAGTAAGTGATCCATCAAAGGTCCTGTGTGTTGGGAACACACATCTCTATTGGCATCCCAAAG GAGCAAATGTCCGATTAATACAGATGGCTGTGGTGCTTGAGCATCTCAAGAAGCTAATTGCAGATCAGTACTCTGGGACTCTGATATTCTGTGGAGACTTCAACAGCACACCCTCCTCTGGGCTCTTTCAGCTGCTAAGCCAGGGTTCAGTTTCAGAGAACCACAGTGACTGGATGTCCAACGGGCCCGAGGAGCTGGTCCAAATGGAGCTTCTCAACCCCTTTCAGTTGACTAGTGCATGTGGAGAACCAGCCTACACTAACTATGTTGGAGGCTTCCATGGTTGTCTGGACTACATTTTCATAGATTCACATGCgttgcaggtggagcaggtcatCCCTATGCCCAGTCACCAGGAGGTCACCACTTACCAAGCACTTCCAAGCGTGTCTCACCCATCTGACCACATAGCTTTAGTTTGTGACCTCAAATGGTGA